The following coding sequences are from one Triticum dicoccoides isolate Atlit2015 ecotype Zavitan chromosome 4A, WEW_v2.0, whole genome shotgun sequence window:
- the LOC119287483 gene encoding uncharacterized protein LOC119287483: MALAFVSSSPTPSEASTAAVALAAAALASRMAASTAGGRLYGAGLPPRPDMAAPPMAQSGKRSLPRPRPPPSGVTAFSALDAARDAPDHAPVLVVGGLGSPAFADSAPGSTTLSAPTSTVCTSSPTLACAATVSSTPVEAPPPPLAAIAEAPSTTPAGNTASSTTPAGTTAPSPAPVEVAPSSTPVGAEPGLNKARYVSWSSLTDNEDEEDDDVLAPPTLPPATKSSVSTAQPGMACDADSCGGWQKVMPRRNVQCPVSLGPALAPHPIPAWLHGRCCRCLYPGHRAAECRDLFRCSRCLENGHRARGCRNARRPLSFLGSPTLSPLPRLPIVHQQASVPCKVWKEAAPLSKTFGRDSWASIVAAPASSVASEDIPVRPALERQAELLRFELLDMASFRFEEMVQPLRDVVDSMQGWMLRMESFMERVEAALGGLSLAPPVLQSAHVLCPLIVPDGSFEVERGDELHGCFSPRARASSPPSAYEGLGNDVVVTPLLQIMPELRELCGGSVLPLSVEQPKVMPVSDMTIEPSVLAPTPNPDALFAKELCDLLASVEVARPGLGRSIACLLTGTPIRGKQKKVGKGKSGAMGKASLTA, encoded by the exons ATGGCCCTCGCGTTTGTGTCGTCATCTCCGACTCCGTCGGAAGCCTCAACTGCTGCCGTCGCGCTGGCCGCGGCTGCTCTTGCCTCCCGCATGGCCGCCTCGACAGCTGGAGGTCGTCTGTACGGTGCTGGACTCCCGCCAAGGCCAGATATGGCAGCACCTCCGATGGCGCAGTCGGGCAAGCGCTCCCTGCCTCGCCCCCGACCTCCTCCGAGTGGCGTCACCGCGTTTTCTGCCCTGGACGCGGCACGTGATGCTCCAGATCATGCTCCTGTCTTGGTGGTTGGAGGGCTTGGATCCCCTGCCTTCGCTGACTCTGCTCCTGGCAGCACCACGCTGTCAGCCCCGACTTCTACTGTGTGCACGTCGTCCCCAACTCTTGCCTGCGCTGCTACGGTGTCCTCGACTCCTGTGGAAGCCCCACCGCCACCCCTGGCTGCTATTGCTGAAGCGCCGTCCACGACTCCGGCTGGCAACACCGCATCGTCCACGACTCCTGCTGGCACCACCGCACCGTCCCCGGCTCCTGTAGAAGTGGCGCCATCCTCAACGCCTGTCGGCGCTGAGCCGGGTCTGAACAAGGCGCGATATGTCTCGTGGAGCTCCCTTACCGATAATGAAGATGAAGAGGATGACGATGTGCTGGCCCCGCCGACGCTGCCGCCGGCTACCAAATCCTCAGTTTCGACAGCTCAGCCGGGCATGGCGTGCGATGCGGATTCATGCGGTGGTTGGCAAAAGGTGATGCCGCGACGCAACGTGCAATGCCCTGTGTCACTAGGCCCTGCACTGGCTCCCCATCCCATCCCCGCTTGGCTTCATGGTAGATGTTGCAGATGCCTCTATCCTGGACACCGTGCAGCAGAGTGTCGAGATCTTTTTAGGTGTTCTCGATGCCTTGAGAATGGTCATCGAGCGCGTGGGTGCCGCAATGCCCGGCGTCCCCTCAGCTTTTTGGGAAGCCCTACTTTGTCGCCATTGCCCCGCCTTCCTATCGTACACCAACAAGCTTCAGTTCCTTGCAAGGTCTGGAAAGAAGCCGCGCCCCTCTCGAAGACGTTTGGTCGTGATTCTTGGGCATCGATCGTTGCTGCTCCTGCTAGCTCTGTGGCCTCTGAGGATATCCCAGTGCGTCCTGCCTTGGAGAGGCAAGCCGAGTTGTTGCGCTTTGAGCTCCTTGATATGGCTTCCTTCCGGTTTGAGGAGATGGTCCAGCCTCTGCGTGATGTCGTTGACTCCATGCAAGGTTGGATGTTGCGGATGGAGAGTTTCATGGAGCGAGTTGAGGCTGCACTAGGAGGGCTCTCCCTGGCGCCGCCTGTGTTGCAGAGTGCTCATGTGTTGTGCCCTTTGATTGTGCCTGATGGCAGCTTCGAGGTCGAGAGGGGAGACGAGCTTCATGGCTGTTTCTCCCCTCGTGCTAGAGCCAGCTCGCCGCCGTCGGCCTATGAGGGTCTAGGCAATGATGTGGTTGTGACTCCGTTGCTGCAGATCATGCCTGAGCTTCGGGAGCTGTGTGGAGGCTCGGTTCTGCCCCTGTCCGTCGAACAACCGAAG GTGATGCCTGTGAGTGACATGACCATTGAGCCAAGTGTGTTGGCACCTACTCCAAATCCAGATGCTCTCTTCGCGAAGGAACTTTGTGACTTGCTCGCCAGTGTGGAGGTTGCTAGACCTGGTTTGGGCAGGTCGATTGCTTGCCTCTTGACAGGAACACCAATAAGGGGCAAACAAAAGAAGGTGGGCAAAGGAAAGAGTGGCGCCATGGGTAAGGCGTCTCTCACTGCTTGA
- the LOC119287484 gene encoding phytosulfokine receptor 2-like has product MAKCGLLFLFLAFLLPAARATSCHPDDLRALRGFAGNLSGGAVLLRAAWSGASCCVWEGVSCDGTSGRVTALRLPGHGLVGPIPGASLAGLARLEELNLANNKLVGTIPSWIGELDHLCYLDLSGNSLVGEVPKSLIRLKGLVIVGRSLGMVFTNMPLYVKRNRRTLDEQPNTISGSNNTVRSGSTNVVSGNDNTVISGNNNNVAGSNNTVVTGNNNTVTGSNHVVSGDKHIVTDNNNAVSGNDNNVSGSFHTVSGSHNTVSGTNNTVSGSNHVVSGSNKVVGDQ; this is encoded by the coding sequence ATGGCAAAATGCGGGCTGCTGTTCCTGTTCTTGGCATTCCTCTTGCCGGCGGCGCGTGCGACGTCTTGCCACCCCGATGACCTCCGTGCGCTACGGGGCTTCGCCGGAAACCTCAGTGGTGGGGCTGTCCTCCTCCGTGCTGCCTGGTCTGGTGCCTCCTGCTGCGTCTGGGAAGGCGTGAGCTGCGACGGCACTAGCGGCCGTGTCACGGCGCTGCGGCTCCCTGGGCACGGCCTTGTGGGGCCCATCCCAGGAGCATCCTTGGCAGGCCTTGCACGGCTAGAGGAGCTCAACCTTGCCAACAACAAACTGGTCGGTACCATCCCATCGTGGATTGGCGAGCTTGATCACCTTTGCTACTTGGATCTGTCGGGTAATTCATTGGTTGGCGAGGTACCCAAGAGTTTGATACGGCTCAAGGGTCTCGTCATCGTTGGTCGTTCACTAGGTATGGTTTTTACGAACATGCCATTGTATGTGAAGCGTAATAGAAGAACACTCgacgaacaaccaaatacaatatctGGGAGCAACAACACTGTCAGATCTGGAAGCACCAACGTTGTTTCTGGGAATGACAACACTGTCATATCCGGGAATAACAACAATGTGGCTGGTAGCAACAACACTGTCGTAACCGGGAACAACAATACCGTAACTGGTAGCAACCATGTTGTATCTGGGGACAAACATATCGTGACTGACAATAACAATGCCGTATCCGGGAATGACAATAATGTATCTGGGAGCTTCCATACCGTATCCGGGAGCCACAATACTGTATCTGGGACCAACAACACTGTATCCGGAAGCAACCATGTCGTATCTGGGAGCAACAAAGTCGTAGGAGATCAATGA